The Streptomyces sp. NBC_00435 nucleotide sequence ACGGTAGGCCCCGCGGGCGGTGACCTCCTCCACCAGCTCCTTGGCCAGCCGGCCCTCGCGCGGGTGGGCGGCCGCCGGAGTGGCGGCGAGCAGGACGGGCGCGGCGACGGCGGCTGCCGCGAGGGCGGCGAGCGCCGGTATGGACCGGCGCCGGTGGCGGATGGCACGCACGGTGGTTCTCCCCGGGTTCGAAGTGCGGAAGGATCGTCCGGATTGCGGACGCGACAGATCGGACCGTAACCGGCTGCGACCTGGCAAAAGGGGCGGTGGGCCGGGGTGCAACACGGCCGCCACGGAGTTGTCACGGGGGTTCACACGCAGAACACCGTCCGCTCCTCGGACAATGGATTGGACAAGCCTCGTGGGGTCGAACGCATGATGACTCCACGCGCGCCCGCGTCGTACGTACCAAGAGGAGTCACCGTGAGGGTCGGAATCGTCGGAGCCACCGGACAGGTCGGCGGAGTCATGCGCGGCATCCTCGCCGAGCGGAAGTTCCCGGTGGACGAGCTGCGGCTGTTCGCCTCGGCCCGTTCGGCCGGCACGACCCTCGAATGGGAGGGCCGCGAAATCACCATCGAGGACGCCTCCACGGCCGACTGGTCCGGCCTGGACATCGTGCTCTTCTCCGCGGGCGGCGCCACCTCCAGGGCCCTCGCCGAGAAGGTCGCCTCGCAGGGCGCCGTCGTGATCGACAACTCCTCCGCATGGCGCGGTCACCCCGAGGTCCCCCTCGTGGTCTCCGAAGTGAACCCGCACGCGATCAAGAACCGCCCCAAGGGCATCATCGCGAACCCGAACTGCACCACGATGGCCGCGATGCCGGTGCTGCGCCCGCTGCACGACGAGGCCGGACTGACCGCGCTGATCGCCACCACCTACCAGGCCGTTTCCGGCTCGGGCCTGGCGGGCGTCGCCGAGCTCAAGGGCCAGGCCTGCGCGGTCGCCGAGGCCGCCGACCAGCTGACCTTCGACGGCGGCGCGGTGGAGTTCCCGGAGCCGCAGGTCTACAAGCGGCCGATCGCCTACAACGTGGTCCCGCTCGCGGGCAACCTGGTCGACGACGGCTCCTTCGAGACCGACGAGGAGCAGAAGCTCCGCAACGAGTCCCGCAAGATCCTGGAGATCCCGGAGCTCAAGGTCTCGGGCACCTGCGTGCGCGTGCCGGTCTTCTCCGGCCACTCCCTCCAGGTCAACGCCCGCTTCGCCCGGCCGCTGAGCGTCGAGCGTGCATACGAGCTGCTCGGGGCCGCCCCGGGCGTCGAGCTCTCGGAGATCCCGACCCCGCTGCAGGCCGCCGGCAAGGACGCCTCGTACGTGGGCCGCATCCGCGTCGACGAGACCGCCGAGAACGGCCTCGCCCTGTTCCTCTCCAACGACAACCTCCGCAAGGGCGCCGCCCTGAACGCGGTCCAGATCGCGGAGCTGGTGGCGGAGGAGCTGCGCGGCTGATCCCGCACGCACGCACGAGGAGCAGGGGCGGCGCCGCTACGGCGCCGCCCCTGCCGCGTTGCGCCGCCCCTGCCGCGTCAGCCCCGGCGGACCTCGAAGAGGTAGCAGCCGAATTCGGCCGCGCGGACGTGGACGAGAGCGGTGCCCGGGTCCGCGAAGGCTTCGGCCAGGGCCTGGTCGATCACCGCGTCCGGGTCCCCGGTGAGGGTGAGCACCCGGCCGCCGAGGATGTGGCCCGCCGCGTCGTAGCGGCGGGCGGTGCGCAGCGCGCCGGGGTGGGCGAAGGGGTGACCGGCCGCCCCGGCCGGTCCGCCGCAGTCGGCGGCGTGGATGAACACCGGGCCCTGTTCGTCGTAGGCGCCGGGCTCGGCGCCGGTCGCGGCGGCCCAGCGGCGCAGCGGGGCGTAGGAGACGAGGGCGATCCGTTCGCCCGGGGCGCTGCGGCGCAGGCAGCAGCGGAGCGGGGCGCCGCCCTCGGGGTCCTCGTACGGCAGGCAGGGCTGCCCGGCGTCGTCGAGGGAGCGCAGGGCGGCGAGGGCGGACGGGGCGATGGGGAGCGCGGTGTGAGCGGTCATGAGGTCCAGCGTGCGTGGCCGGCCGGGCCGAAGCTGGCGGAAATCGGACGTCGCGTTCGCCCGTGGATTACTCCGGCGCGGTGACGCGGCCCGCGTGGAAGGATGGACAGCACCGTCACCATCGAAGGAGATGAACGCGTGCCTGGCACGAATCTGACCCGTGAAGAGGCTCAGCAGCGCGCAAAGCTGCTCAGTGTCGACTCGTACGAGATCGAACTCGATCTCAGCGGAGCGCAGGAGGGTGGCACGTACCCCTCCGTGACCACGGTGCGCTTCCAGTCCGCCGAGGCCGGCGCCGAGACCTTCATCGACCTGGTCGCGCCGGCCGTGCACGAGGTCGTCCTCAACGGCAAGGCCCTGGACGTGGCCGCCGTCTTCCGGGATTCCCGGATCGCGCTCGGTCACCTGGC carries:
- a CDS encoding aspartate-semialdehyde dehydrogenase; this translates as MRVGIVGATGQVGGVMRGILAERKFPVDELRLFASARSAGTTLEWEGREITIEDASTADWSGLDIVLFSAGGATSRALAEKVASQGAVVIDNSSAWRGHPEVPLVVSEVNPHAIKNRPKGIIANPNCTTMAAMPVLRPLHDEAGLTALIATTYQAVSGSGLAGVAELKGQACAVAEAADQLTFDGGAVEFPEPQVYKRPIAYNVVPLAGNLVDDGSFETDEEQKLRNESRKILEIPELKVSGTCVRVPVFSGHSLQVNARFARPLSVERAYELLGAAPGVELSEIPTPLQAAGKDASYVGRIRVDETAENGLALFLSNDNLRKGAALNAVQIAELVAEELRG
- a CDS encoding DUF1203 domain-containing protein; the encoded protein is MTAHTALPIAPSALAALRSLDDAGQPCLPYEDPEGGAPLRCCLRRSAPGERIALVSYAPLRRWAAATGAEPGAYDEQGPVFIHAADCGGPAGAAGHPFAHPGALRTARRYDAAGHILGGRVLTLTGDPDAVIDQALAEAFADPGTALVHVRAAEFGCYLFEVRRG